GCATTTTGCGTCGACTCAAGAAGGCCATCTTCAGCAGACGTTCCACTCCACGGGCCAGGGCAGGAATAGGACGCCGTTCGGAAGGGAAGGGATCGATACAGATCACCTCGGACTGCACTTTCGGTGGTGGTTGAAAGCAGCGCGGGGGCACAGGGCAGACGTGGCTGCACCGTCCCAATAACTGCATGCGCACACTCAAAGCACTGAAATTGCGGTGGCCAGGACGGGCGCGGATGCGTTGAGCAACCTCGTGTTGAACAAGCAAAACCAGCCGTTGATAGGACGGTTCAACGGGACGATCAAGACGACCGATCAAACGCTCCAGCAGGGGCCCAGTGATGTTGTACGGAATATTGGCCACAACTTTGTTGGCCGGTTCCCCATCAGACAGGTCCAAGGGAACCGAGAGAACATCTCCCTCTTGCAAGGAAAACTTTGGATGGCCTCCAAAAGTCTCCTGAAGCCCAACGACTAGGTCACGGTCAAGCTCCACCGCATGGATCGCAGCTGCCGCTGAGGCCAGGAGACGATCGGTCAGAGCCCCGCGACCGGGACCCACCTCAAGGACGCGATCCCCGTCTTCTAGTTCGGCGGCCTCAACGATTCGATCCAGCACTCGCTCATTGATCAGCCAGTGCTGGCCAAAACGCTTGCGGGCCGTGTGCCCTGAAAAAGTCATGACATTCACAGCGTTGCTTCACTGTGCCCTATGCAGGATTGATCGACTGGGGCGACGGCGTGATGGCAAAGGTTCCTGTGGTTTGCATCACTGGCCCGTCCGCGGTTGGGAAAACCAGCTTCAGCCTGAAACTGGCTCAAGCCCTGGGCGCGCTCAACATTGAAGTGCTCGTGATCTGCTGCGACAACTACTACAGGCACCATTGGCTCCCCCACCCACGGTTCGG
This portion of the Synechococcus sp. ROS8604 genome encodes:
- the rsmA gene encoding 16S rRNA (adenine(1518)-N(6)/adenine(1519)-N(6))-dimethyltransferase RsmA gives rise to the protein MTFSGHTARKRFGQHWLINERVLDRIVEAAELEDGDRVLEVGPGRGALTDRLLASAAAAIHAVELDRDLVVGLQETFGGHPKFSLQEGDVLSVPLDLSDGEPANKVVANIPYNITGPLLERLIGRLDRPVEPSYQRLVLLVQHEVAQRIRARPGHRNFSALSVRMQLLGRCSHVCPVPPRCFQPPPKVQSEVICIDPFPSERRPIPALARGVERLLKMAFLSRRKMLRNTLAPLCAPDQLQVVAEEAGISLQQRPQEVAPEAWVALAKGLNQFDPAA